In the Ricinus communis isolate WT05 ecotype wild-type chromosome 3, ASM1957865v1, whole genome shotgun sequence genome, AATAAATCTTCTCTGATAATTTTGAGCTGAAAAGGAAGTTAGCTAGTTAAAAAGTTAAGTGAATGGCACCGCCAGCAGCGATGGAAGACGATGAGATCATAAAGGACGAGAAGAATCCACCTCCTCTCGACGAAGGCGACATTGCCCTTCTCAAAACCtatgtctctctctctctctctctctctctctctttccccttttgttttaaaactttatttattaaaaaacaaaattattataatgaaTATGGATTGATGCAGGGATTGGGTCCATACTCAAACAGCATCAAGAAAGAGGAGAAGGAAATCAAGGATTTGGCTAAGAAAATTAACGACCTTTGcggtaattttttttacttaatacTTGTCCCCGTGGAAGAGCGAAGTGGAAAAGAGGAAATAAAAACCCTAGTTCGATCtcgatttattttctttacttcAATTATAAAgctttatatatagatttttattagatCTGAGTTGTTTTTGAAGTCTTCTGGAGAGTGTTTAGTGTTCTGTTTTATTGTGACTGTTCTAAGTTATTACTTTTGGTAAATAGGTATAAAGGAATCTGACACTGGACTAGCTGCCCCGAGTCAATGGGATCTTGTCTCTGATAAGCAAATGATGCAGGAGGAGCAACCTCTTcaagtaatatatttttacttttttttttctttaatttttttattgtagtTTGTTTGCTTTTTTTGCACGAATTATACTCTCAGCCGCAACTTTCTGTGATAGGTTGCAAGGTGCACTAAGATTATTAGCCCTAACACTGAGGACGCCAAGTATGTCATTAATGTCAAGCAAATTGCTAAGGTctgttcttcttttctttttgataacCACTAAGGTCTGGTCTATTACCTTATGTTTGACTCcgtcttaaaagaaaaactgatcATGGCAATGTTTTGTTTTCATTCTATGCTGGTTAAGTTTAAATTCATGCAGGCATAAAATGCTTGTCTAAAGTCTAGACATTTTTTCGTAGttcccttttttttaaaaataaattttatatcaaattttaacatATGGGTTGCTTAGTTAGTGTATGCAGTGTTTTAATTCTGAGTGATGTTCTGATATTTTGTTTGCCTTTCCAATTCTAGTTTGTAGTTGGGCTTGGAGATAAAGTCTCCCCTACAGATATAGAAGAAGGGATGCGAGTAGGGTAAGCTTCCCTCTTTCATCTCTTTACCATAGTCTTTGCAATTTCTCATGTTTATTGATGAGTGCGGACTTTGAATACACCATCTATATGTTTTCTAGGTTTACCCGTATAGAAATTCTGATATTGCTGCCTTTGCAGGGTCGATCGCAACAAATACCAGATTCAGATTCCATTGCCTCCTAAGATTGATCCAAGTGTTACAATGATGACTGTAGAAGAAAAACCTGATGTGACATATAATGATGTTGGCGGATGTAAAGAGCAGATAGAAAAGATGCGAGAAGTACATTACTGCTGAGcacattttctatttatatataaatatctttcTGCTTTCAGATGATGTCTCATTTAAGTTCTGCGTCTTTCTCTAGGTTGTTGAGCTCCCCATGCTTCATCCAGAGAAATTTGTGAAGCTTGGAATTGATCCTCCTAAAGGTGTTTTGTGTTACGGTCCTCCTGGAACTGGAAAAACACTTTTGGCTAGAGCTGTGGCCAACAGAACTGATGCGTGTTTCATTCGTGTAATTGGAAGTGAGCTTGTTCAAAAATATGTTGGTGAGGGCGCTCGCATGGTTCGGGAGCTTTTCCAGGTCATTTTCTATCTTATGCCTGTATAATCACTTACATAGGACTTTTCCGACACTTGTATTTAATTGGTGTTTGATTTTCTGTAGATGGCGCGGTCAAAGAAGGCTTGTATTGTCTTTTTTGATGAAGTTGATGCAATAGGTGGTGCACGTTTTGATGATGGTGTGGGTGGAGATAATGAGGTCCAACGTACAATGCTTGAAATTGTTAACCAGCTTGATGGTTTCGATGCGCGAGGAAACATCAAGGTCTTAATGGCAACAAACAGGCATGTTTTTCACCGACCAAGTCGTGCATCTATTCACTCATATCTACTACCTGCTCTGCTAACTAATTTTGTTGGCTCGCACCTTATATTGTATGGTTCTCATAATGTGTTTAATCATTTGCAGACCTGATACACTGGATCCAGCATTGTTACGTCCAGGGAGACTCGATCGCAAGGTTGAGTTTGGATTACCTGATCTGGAGAGCAGGGCACAGATTTTCAAGATCCACACGAGAACTATGAACTGCGAAAGAGATATTCGTTTTGAGCTTCTTGCACGTCTGTGTCCTAACTCCACAGGTACGTTTTGAGATGTTACTCTGTCAATCATTTGCCGTGTAATGTTCTGCAAAGGCACCTTGGATGGATTTTAGAGAACTGAGACTAATCTTTTCTTTACCAAGGGGTTTATCATGCCTATAATTTCTAGACCAGAATACAATTGCCGATGAATGAAAATGAAGTTAATTATATTACGAAGGGGTAACATATTGGACCTTTCAACAGCTCTCTTTCTGCTTCATATCAAGAGGGATTATATGTTTAAAGTGGGTGTTTCCTAAATGTCTAAAGCTCTATGTTTATTCTGAAAAGTAGAGATTATTCAAAGATGGTTGGCCCTGCAGACCTTTGAACAGTATTTAATTTGCTTCCGTTTGCTTTGTTAAGATTATTTGACATCAGACTGTTTTGCAGGAGCCGACATTAGGAGTGTTTGCACTGAGGCTGGGATGTATGCTATTAGGGCACGTAGGAAGACTGTGACTGAGAAAGACTTCCTAGACGCAGTAAACAAGGTCATCAAAGGTTATCAGAAATTCAGCGCAACTCCTAAGTACATGGTCTATAATTGAGGGAGATATTGTACAAGGGAATGGAGTTGGACCAATGTATTTCATGTTGGAATTCTGCTTATTGATTTTCACTCCCCTTACGATTAACTTATCCTCGTTTTACATTCTTCGTATCTAAATTCCATTGGAAGCAATTAACTGTATGTCTCCATATGGTTTATGTTTAAGTATCGGCTTTTGGTGGCAAAACTCGTTAAAGCTAGCAGAATTTGGTATTTCGGTTTGACCTTTTATTTGAAAAGCAAACGACCATTGCCAACTTGGTGTGTGGAGATGAGAAGTAAATGGCCAGTTGGCTTCCAGATGGAGAAAGCATTTTCTTGAATGGGTTTGAAGGGAATGACTTTAGAAGGGCAAATCTTGAATATGTGAAATGTTTATTTACACTGGAAGTGTCAAATAATGATAGAATTTGCAATGCTTGTAAAACGAATGCAATACAGCAACAttggaaaaaaatttcaaaataaatttcggAAGAAATCTTTCTGGGAATGAAGTATTTATGCAGCTCTGGATGATACTCATAAAGCACCATAAATGATCGATAGCAATGCTAATATGAGACCCACTGTGGAGTTTTGATTTCTTCCTGCCAGCGATTTACGAGGTATCTCGTGCTTTCCCAGATCAATCATGATTTCGAATCTGCAAGTATCTTGAGATGGATCCAGAGTCGTAACAACTGATAAATTGTTGAATGAACAGGAACCTTTCCTCTGATCCATTGTCTGATAGTACATGTTAAAAGCATAAGAAGCATTGTTTCTAGCATCCAGCCCACCACAGGAGGATCCAAAACCAAGACTGGTGCAGTCCGCGTAGGAGCAGGCATAGCTAAGGCTGCCAGGCAAATTGGGGTCAGTGAGACTGGCATCAGGGGACATTATACACCACTCCCTGGCTAAATATCTCACACCTTTAGCTGGAACTAGAGATTTTCCATTGCCCATATTTAGTTGGTACTTGATGGTTCCATCAAAAGTGAAAACGCCCCAGTGCCTCTCAAAATTCCCAGGTTGAACACTTTTGTTATCTTCATCAAGGAGTGAGAACAGGTAGACATCAGGTGGGGTTCTGCGTTTCGGGGTACCCTTACCTTGAAATATTCGATCGAGAAGTCCGAGATAGAACCTCTGAGCATACGCTGCATTGGCGCTTGGGTCGCCATCTGTTGGCCATCCAACCTCACCAATGATGACAGGCATTGATCCGAAACCATTCTTTTCAAGAGCAGAAATTAGGGTGTCAAAGTTTGCCTCGAAGACGTTGGTATAAGGTATAGAGCCATCCACAACTGGGGCAGCAGTGCCATTGAAGAAGGCATATTCTTTTGGGAAATTGGGGTCAGAATTTAGGCTAAGGAAGGGGTAGATGTTGATAGTAAGAGGACAATTATTGTCACTGAGAAACTTGACGATAGAGATCATTAGGTCATGGATATCGGCTCGAAAATCCCCACCAGAAGGGAGGCCTGTGTCAGTCTGGTAAACATCTGCATTTAGTGGAACTGTAACCTTCACCTGTTTGCCTAAGCCAGCTTTGATCAAGGCTGCTTGAATATTTTGGAGTGCTGGGAATGTTGTTTGAAGAAATGAATCTTTATAGGTCTTCAAGAAAGGCTCATTTCCTACAGCTACATACCTAAGAAAAGCCACAGGCCCACACGTTAATTAGTACATACATGCAAGAAGCAAATAAATGACGGAAAAAAACAGACCCGAGATATATAACATGACGACAATTTACATACATGTAATTATACATAAAGCTAGGAAATGAAATTTTCTTCAATAGCTGCCATTTGACTTTATAGATATGCATAAGGTTCATTTACTATTTGAGAGTGTGCATTCACCAAGAAAAGTTTACTCTAACAAAAGCATATCGGAAAACGAAGATTTCAGAGGCGTTTTCGTCCCCCCTTACCTTATATCCACTCCATATTTGGATATGTAATTAGACACATTCTGTTGAACCCAGTTTACAGCAGCCTGGACGCTACTTGCAAGTGGTGCCAAGAGATCATTTGGTATCCCAACCATAACTTGGATACCAGAATGCCCTAAAGCCTTGAGTGGCCCTGGTTCAGCTTCAAATAGCTTAACCTTGTCAAAACCATTGTCTTTCAACAGCTGAACAACTATGCTAGGCTGTAGAGGGTGAGTTGTTTGTGCTCCCCAGTTGCATGCCAGCCCTCTTACCCCCTTAACTAGATGTTCACCGCCAATTAAGCACAGTAATAAGAACCCCAACATGTAGCCATGACCCATGTTTAATCTTTTCATGTGAAACTTGAAAGGTTTACTGGGTTCCATTTTCTCAAtgcttatttatatttgaatacaAGAAACTGCAAAAAGAATGTTGCCCTTTAAGGTGAGAAAAGGCAAGAATTTTCCTTACACAAAATATTCAACAAAGAACTAGATTCCAAGGAGAAACCCAGTTGAATGATTGATCACTTACAGAAATTAATAGAGGTGGAGAATATGCATATCAAGTAAGGAATTGAGTGTGCATATCATGTTATGTGAtcattgttttttaatattttcctCCTGTGGATATAATACCCACAAAGGAAGGAATTAATGTACGGCCTTTTCCAACTAGAATTTCTGTCTACTCTATAAATGATTCTTATTGAAAAGTGTCTTTCTTAATCATCGCTCTGTTTTCTAGCTTTTGCCTTGTTAAAATTCCTTGGTCACCCAGGAATATTGTCTAATAGAGATAGTTCCAAGTTTTACTCCTAAGCAAATTGCTTAATCAAGTGGAATGCTTCAATTCAATGTGAACCTGCTTCATGATTACACATTTGACTAGAAAGTTCTTGGGCCTAGGCTTAGCTTTGCTCTCTTTAATGGCAAAATTCATCCTCGGCCTCGGACCTCAACAATAATAACAGAAAAGCTTACTCATGCAAGAAGCTAATACTTATACTCTTAACCCTTCTGGgccatttttctttaactaTCCAGTCTAGCGTTTAAACCTCTTTGGGTTGAGTTTTTGCCTTCTCTTGTCAAGCTACACCCGTATGGCCTGTaactgaaataataattaaaaaaaaaaaagaaataaagaaagaagaaacatGCTTTACTTTGAAGTGAGAgagattttgattttaaatcaTCTTTTTCGTACTAAAAgactataattatttatgataGTTCTAATGGGTTGATTATTAAACTTTCCGtgtaactaaaagaaaagaaaaagatgaattttgaaagaagaatgaaaagaaagaaagaaaggaaagagaaatagacaagagagagagaatataTTTGAGGGAGTTGTCGGTGAGAGGACGCAGCCAACCAGAAAAGGACCTACTCAATGAGACTATGGACAAGATACGCTGACAAACCCATCTTACACCTAACAGGACGACGATGGccctttccttcttcctctAATTTTCGATTTTTGGTTTCATCCTCAAATTATTACAAACAATTCCTATCAAACACATCATATCCAACTcaattaacatatattttttccaCCCACAATGGGTCTTATGGAATGAACCCCTGTGATAGTACATTCACGATCAAGTCCCTGTatgatttatatttgatatgaAAAGAATTTCTAGTGGGGCAGGAGTAAGAGAGGTCTTTTCCTCTGGGATAGTACTTGCATCAACTAATTTATGAATGGAAGGAAATGAACCGCAATTACTTGAGATGTATCATGTCACGGGTTGTCTACTGCAGTAAACTAATTATAAGATGTCTGGTTTCTAATTATTTCCATGTCTTAGTGATCCAAACTGATGTCTTAATTTAATGATAACACAAGATTGTAAGTTAGCTGGATTAAACCtgtttaaagttaaaatatcCTCCATAATGCTAAAATATTACTTAAAAAACCATAACATTTATTAGAAACTGTAACATAGTCTTATTGACTAAGTGCACCATTATTTCTGTGATAAATATATCTAACATATactgaaataaataaaaataatatctatatacataaatgcttttctttttccttttccttcttttaaaGTTCATTTTAGTTAAGTGAGAAGCAGGAGGCCTATCCTCTTGAGTCAAAAAAAAAGAGTGTAAGAAGAGTTGCCCACACTTGGCTTATATAATAATGAACGAAAAGGCACAATCCCGTATTTCTCGCTGAATGTGCAAATAGATTTGTGGGTTTTCTTTAGATTTGACAATCCCTCACTCCATTTTGCTGCTGTTCTTTACTTTTGCTTGAAgagagtaaaaaaaaaaacgaaaaaagcagcgattttttttaatgctcTTTTGGAATTGAAGAGAGAGATATGCTTTGTGTAAAAGCAGAAGTCCTCGATGACCACGACGACCCTAACAACAACGCAAGCAGTTGTACAGCTACTACTAATAATGGCAGTACTGGGTTTGGCTTTGTTCTGCCAATAAATATGTAAGACCAACAGCAGTACAGTACAATGCTTACTTTGTATCTCTCATTTTATCTATTTactgtaaatttttatttctttttatctttttgggtAGTGGAttcttgatattttataaaa is a window encoding:
- the LOC8259017 gene encoding glucan endo-1,3-beta-glucosidase 5, translating into MEPSKPFKFHMKRLNMGHGYMLGFLLLCLIGGEHLVKGVRGLACNWGAQTTHPLQPSIVVQLLKDNGFDKVKLFEAEPGPLKALGHSGIQVMVGIPNDLLAPLASSVQAAVNWVQQNVSNYISKYGVDIRYVAVGNEPFLKTYKDSFLQTTFPALQNIQAALIKAGLGKQVKVTVPLNADVYQTDTGLPSGGDFRADIHDLMISIVKFLSDNNCPLTINIYPFLSLNSDPNFPKEYAFFNGTAAPVVDGSIPYTNVFEANFDTLISALEKNGFGSMPVIIGEVGWPTDGDPSANAAYAQRFYLGLLDRIFQGKGTPKRRTPPDVYLFSLLDEDNKSVQPGNFERHWGVFTFDGTIKYQLNMGNGKSLVPAKGVRYLAREWCIMSPDASLTDPNLPGSLSYACSYADCTSLGFGSSCGGLDARNNASYAFNMYYQTMDQRKGSCSFNNLSVVTTLDPSQDTCRFEIMIDLGKHEIPRKSLAGRNQNSTVGLILALLSIIYGAL
- the LOC8259018 gene encoding 26S proteasome regulatory subunit 7; this translates as MAPPAAMEDDEIIKDEKNPPPLDEGDIALLKTYGLGPYSNSIKKEEKEIKDLAKKINDLCGIKESDTGLAAPSQWDLVSDKQMMQEEQPLQVARCTKIISPNTEDAKYVINVKQIAKFVVGLGDKVSPTDIEEGMRVGVDRNKYQIQIPLPPKIDPSVTMMTVEEKPDVTYNDVGGCKEQIEKMREVVELPMLHPEKFVKLGIDPPKGVLCYGPPGTGKTLLARAVANRTDACFIRVIGSELVQKYVGEGARMVRELFQMARSKKACIVFFDEVDAIGGARFDDGVGGDNEVQRTMLEIVNQLDGFDARGNIKVLMATNRPDTLDPALLRPGRLDRKVEFGLPDLESRAQIFKIHTRTMNCERDIRFELLARLCPNSTGADIRSVCTEAGMYAIRARRKTVTEKDFLDAVNKVIKGYQKFSATPKYMVYN